The DNA window TGCAGATGAAGCCTATGTTTTTTTCTTCACAGTACCGTACCATGGCCTGTTCTTTTTCATCGGATAAATAGTTAAAGGGAAACTGCAGGGTATCGTAAAGGCCGCTGTCTATGGCTTCCCGGGCTACGGCCAGCCGGTGATTAGTAATACTGATAAAGCGTATCTTGCCCTGTTCCCTGGCCTTAAGTGCAGCCTCGTAGAGACCGGTCCCATCATTGGGTTTTGGGCAAAACGGCGGATTGTGGAACTGGTAGATATCGATATGACTTGTCTTGAGATTTTTCAGACTTGTTTCCAGATCCTTCCAAAGATCCTCCCCCTTTTTAGCATGGGTTTTGGAGGCCAGAACAAAATCGTTCCGCCGCCCGCCAATGGCGGCTCCCAGCTTTTCTTCACTGTCCGTATAGCCCCGGGCGGTATCAAAAAAATTAATTCCTCCATCCAGGGCCTTTCGCAGTAATACTACCGCATCTTCCTTGCTTGCCCGCTGTACCGGCAGAGCGCCAAATCCATCCTTGTTTACCCTCAAGCCTGTACGGCCTAATAACGCTTCCGGCATAGTAAAACTCCTTACTGTATATTGATGTAGTAGCGTTCCAGATACGCAATCCGCCGCCGGGAATCGTTGTACCGGCTGCTCTGGGGGTACTCATTTACCAGGCGGCGATAGTAGTCCAGGGCTAAACGGATATCCCGGGAGGGCCCCGGTTTTTCGTAAAGTTGCGCGTAGAGCCACAGCGCCTCATC is part of the Treponema primitia ZAS-1 genome and encodes:
- a CDS encoding aldo/keto reductase, translating into MPEALLGRTGLRVNKDGFGALPVQRASKEDAVVLLRKALDGGINFFDTARGYTDSEEKLGAAIGGRRNDFVLASKTHAKKGEDLWKDLETSLKNLKTSHIDIYQFHNPPFCPKPNDGTGLYEAALKAREQGKIRFISITNHRLAVAREAIDSGLYDTLQFPFNYLSDEKEQAMVRYCEEKNIGFICMKALSGGLITDVAASRAWLGDFKGAVPIWGIQRESELDALFAAQRGNTVLSAEQRRRIEADRAELAGNFCRACDYCQPCPAEIKISTCARMFLLLRRMPPGQFLTEDFKKEMARIEDCIHCNHCKDNCPYGLDTPALLEKNLGDYRKFLAELPA